Proteins encoded within one genomic window of Sphingomonas sp. NBWT7:
- a CDS encoding MFS transporter: MFMVMLTIAAGNTALQSVLPALGRSLGVADSAVAAAFSVSALLWVIAAPFWANRSDRHGRRVMILLGMGGFCVSLATCGVFLAAGINGWIGGTMAFVLFILGRLIYGTFGSAAPPAVQAMVAGDTTREERTRALTLLASAFGLGTILGPAIAPYLILGHLGTIEVGLAGPAFVFAIFGIIMFVTVRAMLPDDRGVASTGHGAANAYPSIGGQASGASVRAATEPKGGAGVSYFDRRIRAWMIAGLVMGHAQAMTGQAIGFLVIDRLGLAPAQALEPTGIVLMMGAGAALLAQWGIIPTLNLAPRALVLVGLVLAAIGTAMTGLATSLYGIATAYALASLGFGFTRPGFTAGSSLAVGPAQQGSVAGKVTSVNGASFVLGPSIGVGLYTMWHSLPYLMAGAGCVLLFLYSWFTLREPDPQEVAAFDDPVV, encoded by the coding sequence ATGTTCATGGTGATGCTGACGATCGCGGCGGGCAACACCGCGCTGCAATCGGTGCTGCCGGCGCTTGGTCGGTCGCTGGGTGTCGCCGACAGCGCGGTCGCGGCGGCATTCTCAGTATCGGCGCTGTTATGGGTGATCGCCGCGCCGTTCTGGGCCAATCGATCGGACCGGCATGGGCGGCGGGTGATGATTTTGCTCGGCATGGGCGGGTTCTGCGTCAGCCTGGCGACTTGCGGCGTGTTCCTTGCCGCCGGCATCAACGGCTGGATCGGCGGGACGATGGCGTTCGTCCTCTTCATCCTCGGTCGGCTGATCTACGGCACCTTCGGATCGGCGGCGCCGCCCGCGGTGCAGGCGATGGTCGCCGGCGACACGACGCGCGAAGAGCGGACGCGCGCGCTGACGCTGCTCGCCAGCGCGTTCGGCCTCGGCACGATCCTGGGGCCGGCGATCGCGCCCTATCTGATCCTGGGACATCTCGGCACGATCGAGGTCGGGCTGGCAGGACCGGCGTTCGTCTTCGCGATTTTCGGCATTATCATGTTCGTCACCGTCCGCGCGATGCTGCCCGACGATCGCGGGGTGGCGAGCACTGGGCACGGTGCGGCGAACGCCTATCCGTCGATCGGCGGGCAGGCATCGGGAGCGAGCGTGCGCGCGGCGACCGAGCCGAAGGGCGGCGCAGGCGTCAGCTACTTCGATCGGCGCATCCGTGCCTGGATGATCGCCGGGCTGGTGATGGGCCACGCACAGGCGATGACGGGGCAGGCGATCGGTTTTCTGGTCATCGATCGGCTTGGCCTGGCCCCGGCGCAGGCGCTGGAGCCGACGGGCATCGTGCTGATGATGGGCGCAGGCGCGGCGCTGCTCGCGCAATGGGGGATCATCCCGACGCTCAACCTCGCACCGCGCGCGCTGGTGCTGGTCGGGCTGGTGCTCGCTGCGATCGGTACGGCGATGACCGGGCTTGCGACATCACTCTATGGCATCGCCACTGCGTATGCGTTGGCGAGCCTCGGCTTCGGCTTCACGCGGCCGGGCTTCACCGCCGGATCGAGCCTCGCGGTCGGGCCGGCGCAGCAGGGCTCGGTCGCGGGCAAGGTGACGAGCGTCAACGGCGCGAGCTTCGTCCTTGGCCCATCGATCGGGGTGGGACTGTACACGATGTGGCACTCGCTGCCGTATCTGATGGCGGGCGCGGGGTGCGTGCTATTGTTCCTCTACTCCTGGTTCACGCTGCGCGAGCCCGATCCGCAGGAGGTGGCGGCGTTCGACGACCCGGTGGTGTAA
- a CDS encoding class I SAM-dependent methyltransferase — protein MPSSTSAVRRARTRSAGVPGPWQMFFSGFLKHPVMVGSVIPSSAKLIDKMLAPVDWANCKVFVEYGPGVGTFCRPILERMAPDATLIAIDTNADFIRYLDHTIVDSRFVAVHGSAAEVEAIVAERGHEAADFVLSGLPFSTLPAGVGPAIAAATQRVIRPGGAFLVYQFSPKVRDFLAPHFGRIDHNMEWWNVPPAQLYWCWKD, from the coding sequence ATGCCAAGCTCGACCAGTGCGGTGCGCCGCGCGCGAACCCGTTCCGCCGGCGTCCCCGGGCCATGGCAGATGTTCTTCTCCGGGTTCCTGAAACATCCGGTGATGGTCGGCTCGGTGATCCCCTCGTCGGCGAAGCTGATCGACAAGATGCTCGCGCCGGTCGACTGGGCGAACTGCAAGGTGTTCGTCGAATACGGCCCCGGCGTCGGTACCTTCTGCCGCCCGATTCTTGAACGGATGGCGCCCGATGCGACGCTGATCGCGATCGACACCAACGCCGATTTCATCCGCTATCTCGATCACACGATCGTCGATTCGCGCTTCGTCGCGGTCCACGGCTCGGCCGCCGAGGTCGAGGCGATCGTTGCCGAACGCGGGCATGAGGCGGCCGATTTCGTCCTTTCCGGCCTGCCGTTCTCGACGCTGCCGGCTGGCGTCGGTCCCGCGATCGCCGCGGCGACGCAGCGCGTGATCCGGCCCGGCGGCGCGTTCCTCGTCTATCAATTCAGTCCCAAGGTGCGTGATTTCCTCGCCCCCCATTTCGGGCGGATCGATCACAACATGGAATGGTGGAACGTGCCCCCTGCCCAACTCTACTGGTGCTGGAAGGACTGA
- a CDS encoding OsmC family protein has protein sequence MRCSNHPRLGGDPALHNPEDLLIAALSACRMLWYLHLASAAGIAVSAYADDPLGHGEIAQVCFIARSVKFSVRYAATYINA, from the coding sequence GTGCGATGTTCGAACCATCCGCGGCTAGGCGGCGATCCGGCGCTGCACAATCCTGAGGATCTGCTGATCGCCGCGCTCTCGGCGTGCCGCATGCTGTGGTATCTTCACTTGGCGAGCGCGGCGGGCATCGCAGTCAGCGCCTATGCCGACGATCCGCTGGGCCATGGCGAGATCGCGCAGGTGTGCTTCATTGCGCGCTCGGTGAAGTTTTCAGTGCGCTACGCCGCAACCTACATCAACGCATGA
- a CDS encoding phosphatidylserine/phosphatidylglycerophosphate/cardiolipin synthase family protein has protein sequence MTSATPFTVDDNRLTLLAEGPERLAALLDLIGGARTSLRILYYIYADDASGRQVSAALIDAARRGVVVQLIVDGFGSGEAAENNFFDGMEEAGVSVCRFVPRLGRRYLLRNHQKLALADGEAGTARIIVGGFNVEDDYFGTDDDQAWRDLGLLVEGPAAARMAGYFDALEAWVRTPKAKLRRLNRDLARWSETEGPVRWLIGGPTRRLSPWARAVRADMRVAPRIDIIAAYFTPSPALLRRLDKAGRLRRPVRVVTARKSDNNATIAAARFTYRGLLKKGVRVFEFLPTKLHTKLYAVGDATHIGSANFDMRSLFINLELMLRIEDAAFAAHVRDYIDGEIARSEEITLDRYLAATGLWQRTKQFVAYLIVGVADPFLSRSLNFGIDE, from the coding sequence ATGACCAGCGCCACCCCCTTCACCGTCGACGACAACCGGCTGACACTGCTCGCCGAGGGCCCAGAGCGGCTGGCCGCGCTGCTCGATCTGATCGGCGGCGCGCGCACGTCGTTGCGCATCCTCTACTATATCTACGCCGATGATGCGTCCGGGCGCCAGGTCTCGGCGGCGCTGATCGACGCGGCGCGACGTGGTGTCGTGGTTCAGCTGATCGTCGATGGTTTCGGCAGCGGTGAGGCGGCGGAGAACAATTTCTTCGACGGGATGGAGGAGGCGGGCGTCTCGGTCTGCCGGTTCGTGCCGCGTCTCGGGCGGCGCTACCTGTTGCGCAACCACCAGAAGCTCGCGCTCGCCGACGGTGAGGCGGGGACAGCGCGGATCATCGTCGGCGGGTTCAACGTTGAGGACGATTATTTCGGCACCGACGACGACCAGGCATGGCGCGACCTGGGGCTGCTGGTCGAGGGGCCGGCGGCGGCCCGGATGGCCGGGTATTTCGACGCGCTGGAGGCTTGGGTGCGCACGCCAAAAGCGAAGCTGCGCCGGCTCAATCGCGATCTCGCGCGGTGGAGCGAGACCGAAGGGCCGGTCCGCTGGCTGATCGGCGGGCCGACGCGCCGCCTGTCGCCCTGGGCACGCGCCGTGCGTGCCGACATGCGCGTCGCACCTCGAATCGACATCATCGCAGCCTATTTCACGCCCAGCCCCGCACTGTTGCGGCGGCTCGACAAGGCTGGGCGGTTGCGGCGGCCGGTGCGCGTCGTCACCGCGCGCAAGTCGGACAACAATGCGACGATCGCTGCCGCACGCTTCACCTATCGCGGGCTGTTGAAGAAGGGCGTGCGGGTGTTCGAATTCCTGCCCACCAAGCTTCACACCAAGCTCTATGCCGTGGGGGACGCGACGCATATCGGCAGCGCCAATTTCGACATGCGCAGCCTGTTCATCAATCTCGAACTGATGCTGCGGATCGAGGATGCGGCATTCGCCGCGCATGTGCGCGACTATATCGACGGCGAGATCGCGCGCTCGGAGGAGATCACGCTCGACCGCTACCTCGCCGCAACCGGGCTGTGGCAGCGCACCAAGCAGTTCGTGGCCTATCTGATCGTCGGGGTCGCCGATCCGTTCCTGTCACGAAGCCTCAATTTCGGGATCGACGAATGA
- the rpoZ gene encoding DNA-directed RNA polymerase subunit omega produces the protein MARVTVEDCVDKIPNRFDLVLLAAQRARQVSGGAELTIDRDRDKNPVVALREIAEQTVKPKDLKESVIQSLQRVQIDDEEEADAVGSLAASAEALRLTAAAPPRNQNLGADYEG, from the coding sequence ATGGCGCGCGTCACCGTCGAGGATTGCGTCGACAAGATCCCCAACCGCTTCGATCTGGTCCTGCTTGCAGCACAGCGCGCGCGGCAGGTGTCAGGCGGCGCCGAACTGACGATCGATCGCGATCGCGACAAGAATCCGGTCGTCGCGCTGCGCGAGATTGCCGAACAGACGGTGAAGCCGAAGGATCTCAAGGAATCGGTGATCCAGAGCCTGCAGCGCGTGCAGATCGATGACGAGGAAGAGGCCGACGCCGTCGGCTCGCTCGCCGCATCGGCCGAGGCGCTGCGGCTCACCGCCGCCGCCCCGCCGCGCAACCAGAACCTCGGCGCCGACTACGAAGGCTGA
- a CDS encoding RlmE family RNA methyltransferase: MVRDGGGLRTRVKTARRRTAQSTRWLERQLNDPYVRRAKAEGYRSRAAYKLIELDERFGFLKGAKRIVDLGMAPGGWSQVVRRQVPGCAVVGIDLLPVDPLDGVTILQLDFMDDDAPDRLIAELGGAPDIVLSDMAANTVGHPQTDALRTMGLVEAASDFAISVLRPGGAFVAKVFAGGADSTLVALLKKNFTTVKHAKPPASRKGSVEWFVVAQGFKGRAASALEEQE, from the coding sequence ATCGTGAGAGATGGTGGTGGCCTGCGCACGCGGGTGAAGACCGCACGGCGACGCACAGCACAGTCGACGCGCTGGCTCGAGCGCCAGCTGAACGACCCCTATGTCCGCCGCGCCAAAGCGGAGGGATATCGCAGCCGCGCCGCCTACAAGCTGATCGAGCTCGACGAGCGCTTCGGTTTCCTGAAGGGGGCGAAGCGGATCGTCGATTTGGGCATGGCGCCGGGTGGATGGAGCCAGGTGGTGCGCCGGCAGGTGCCGGGATGCGCGGTGGTCGGCATCGACCTGCTCCCGGTCGATCCGCTCGACGGTGTGACGATCCTGCAGCTCGATTTCATGGACGACGATGCGCCCGACCGGCTGATCGCCGAGCTCGGCGGTGCGCCCGACATCGTCCTGTCGGACATGGCGGCGAATACGGTGGGGCATCCGCAGACCGATGCGTTGCGGACGATGGGGCTGGTCGAGGCGGCGAGCGACTTCGCGATATCGGTGCTGCGCCCCGGCGGTGCGTTCGTCGCCAAGGTGTTCGCCGGCGGCGCCGATTCAACGCTGGTCGCGCTGCTCAAGAAGAATTTCACGACGGTGAAGCACGCCAAGCCGCCGGCGAGCCGCAAGGGTTCGGTGGAATGGTTTGTCGTCGCGCAGGGCTTCAAGGGGCGGGCTGCGTCGGCGCTGGAAGAGCAGGAATAG
- a CDS encoding Ppx/GppA phosphatase family protein has product MAQQSADLPYRRDPSRARPASEGPSAARLRQGFARHYAALDLGTNNCRLLIARPQGDGFAVVDAFSRIVRLGEGLATSGRLSDAAIERTIGALRICSEKLKRRNVTLARSVATEACRRASNGAAFIARAHEETGIHLDVISAEEEARLAVLGCHVLLEPGNAPALVFDIGGGSTELVLIDTSTTVPTVIDWHSAPWGVVSLTESAGGSGSEGPAGLAAVYERMRGLVRESFAPFTARLPKVEGPRRLLGTSGTVTTLASVHLGLDRYDRAQVDGLIAPSASMRAISQRLAHLSIAERALLPCIGRERADLVVAGCAILETILDLWPAERLGIADRGIREGILRRLMATAR; this is encoded by the coding sequence GTGGCGCAACAATCCGCCGACTTGCCGTACCGGCGCGATCCATCCCGCGCCCGTCCGGCCTCCGAGGGCCCGTCAGCGGCCCGGCTACGCCAGGGCTTCGCGCGCCATTATGCCGCGCTTGATCTGGGCACCAACAATTGCCGCCTGCTGATCGCGCGGCCGCAGGGCGATGGCTTCGCGGTGGTCGACGCCTTCTCGCGCATCGTGCGGCTGGGCGAGGGGCTGGCGACGAGCGGGCGGCTGTCCGACGCGGCGATCGAGCGCACGATCGGTGCGCTGCGGATCTGCTCCGAGAAGTTGAAGCGGCGCAACGTCACCCTGGCGCGATCTGTCGCGACCGAGGCGTGCCGACGCGCCTCTAACGGCGCGGCGTTCATTGCCCGCGCGCACGAGGAGACGGGCATCCACCTCGACGTGATCTCGGCAGAGGAGGAGGCGCGGCTCGCGGTGCTCGGCTGCCACGTGCTGCTCGAACCGGGCAATGCGCCCGCGCTGGTATTCGATATCGGCGGCGGATCGACCGAGCTGGTCCTGATCGACACCTCGACCACAGTGCCGACGGTGATCGACTGGCATTCGGCGCCATGGGGCGTCGTGTCGCTGACCGAGAGCGCGGGCGGCAGCGGTAGCGAGGGACCGGCGGGGCTGGCGGCGGTGTACGAACGAATGCGTGGGCTGGTGCGCGAGAGTTTCGCGCCGTTTACGGCGCGGCTACCGAAGGTGGAGGGGCCGCGGCGGCTGCTCGGCACGTCGGGAACGGTGACGACGCTGGCGAGCGTTCACTTGGGACTCGACCGCTACGATCGCGCGCAGGTCGACGGGCTGATCGCGCCCTCGGCGTCGATGCGCGCGATCAGCCAGCGGCTGGCGCATCTGTCGATCGCCGAACGCGCGCTGCTGCCGTGCATCGGGCGCGAGCGTGCCGATCTGGTCGTCGCTGGGTGCGCGATCCTCGAGACGATCCTCGACCTGTGGCCGGCCGAGCGGCTCGGCATTGCCGACCGTGGAATCCGCGAGGGGATTCTGCGGCGGCTGATGGCGACGGCGCGATAG
- a CDS encoding EF-hand domain-containing protein — protein MAFEPAAMLIATFDADGDARVTHAELEAGVRRSFTAIDTANAGTLGYIAFADWAERYLGDRNALPSPFETDSDGDNRISLAELQAKMREFFTRYDRDKDGAVTRAELLTIRARAYGDDRVPPPGRKPRRR, from the coding sequence ATGGCGTTCGAACCGGCCGCGATGCTGATCGCGACGTTCGACGCCGACGGCGATGCCCGCGTCACCCATGCGGAGCTGGAAGCCGGTGTCCGTCGCAGCTTCACCGCGATCGACACCGCCAACGCAGGCACGCTCGGCTACATTGCCTTTGCCGACTGGGCCGAGCGCTATCTCGGCGATCGCAACGCTTTGCCGAGCCCGTTCGAGACCGACAGTGATGGTGACAACCGCATCTCGCTGGCCGAGCTCCAGGCCAAGATGCGCGAATTCTTCACCCGCTACGATCGGGACAAGGACGGCGCCGTCACGCGCGCCGAATTGCTGACGATCCGCGCCCGCGCCTATGGCGACGATCGCGTGCCGCCACCCGGGCGAAAGCCGCGCCGGCGATGA
- the tgt gene encoding tRNA guanosine(34) transglycosylase Tgt: protein MNERFAFTIEATDGAARTGAIAMHRGTIRTPAFMPVGTAATVKAMKPADVAATGADIILGNTYHLMLRPGAERVARLGGLHAFMGWDRPILTDSGGYQVMSLADLTKRSEEGITFKSHLDGTRHLLSPERSIEIQRLLGSNIVMAFDELVPTTSTREVQAAAMERSMRWAKRSRAAFDAGGAHAAQNAIFGIQQGALDEGFRKASADALIDIGFDGYAIGGLAVGEGQEAMFGCLDFAPGQLPADRPRYLMGVGKPDDIVGAVERGVDMFDCVLPTRSGRTGQAFTRNGPLNIRNARFNEDQGPLDLDCGCPTCAGWSRAYLHHLVRSGEILGAMLMTEHNIFFYEALMADLRAAIAEARLKTFADGFRARYQRGKG, encoded by the coding sequence ATGAACGAGCGCTTCGCCTTCACCATTGAGGCGACCGACGGCGCGGCGCGCACCGGCGCGATCGCGATGCACCGCGGCACGATCCGGACACCTGCCTTCATGCCCGTCGGCACTGCCGCAACCGTCAAGGCGATGAAGCCCGCTGACGTCGCGGCGACCGGCGCGGATATCATCCTCGGTAATACCTATCACCTGATGCTGCGCCCCGGGGCGGAGCGCGTCGCGCGGCTCGGCGGGCTCCACGCCTTCATGGGCTGGGATCGCCCGATCCTTACTGATTCGGGCGGGTATCAGGTGATGAGCCTCGCCGATCTCACCAAGCGGTCGGAAGAAGGCATTACCTTCAAGTCGCATCTCGACGGCACGCGCCACCTGCTCAGCCCCGAACGCTCGATCGAGATCCAGCGGCTGCTCGGGTCGAACATCGTCATGGCGTTCGACGAACTCGTGCCGACGACGTCGACGCGCGAGGTGCAGGCGGCGGCCATGGAGCGATCGATGCGCTGGGCGAAGCGCAGCCGCGCCGCGTTCGACGCCGGCGGCGCGCATGCCGCGCAGAACGCGATCTTCGGCATTCAGCAGGGCGCGCTCGACGAAGGCTTTCGCAAGGCGAGCGCCGACGCGCTGATCGACATCGGCTTCGATGGCTATGCGATCGGCGGTCTCGCGGTCGGCGAAGGGCAGGAGGCGATGTTCGGCTGCCTCGATTTCGCCCCCGGCCAACTGCCGGCGGATCGGCCGCGCTACCTGATGGGGGTCGGCAAACCCGACGACATCGTCGGCGCGGTCGAGCGCGGGGTCGACATGTTCGATTGCGTGCTGCCGACGCGCTCGGGGCGCACAGGGCAGGCGTTCACGCGCAACGGGCCGCTCAACATCCGCAACGCGCGCTTCAACGAGGATCAGGGCCCGCTCGATCTCGACTGCGGCTGCCCGACCTGCGCCGGCTGGAGCCGCGCCTATCTCCATCACCTCGTCCGCAGTGGCGAGATCCTCGGCGCCATGCTGATGACCGAGCACAACATCTTCTTCTACGAGGCGCTGATGGCGGATCTGCGCGCGGCGATCGCCGAGGCGCGGTTGAAAACATTCGCCGACGGCTTTCGCGCGCGATATCAGCGGGGCAAAGGCTGA
- a CDS encoding cytochrome P450, with translation MPHAHTIEANPHWLPLNPPSSLNAIPGERGWPFIGNTFEVLKDPLAFTRKMVAKHGPVYRNNSFGGDSVVLLGPEANELVLFDKDKNFSSEQGWGPVLNLVFPRGLMLMDFEKHRADRKALSVAFKPEPMKHYAEELNAGIAAQVGSWANRPLDFYPTIKALTLDLAATSFLGVPLGDEAARINQAFVDEVQASVSPIRTPLPGTSMRKGVKAREYLVDFFTREIPARRNGSGQDFFSQFCRATDEHGAPLPADAIVDHMNFLMMAAHDTITSSATSLVMLLGRNTEWQERLREEIGDLGSNDGTVPYGQLDRLVLTEYAFKESLRLMPPVPSIPRRAMRDFEFGGYHIPAGTFVGVNTAYTHHMPEHWPNPETFDPMRFSPEASKGRHRFAWVPFGGGAHMCIGLHFATMQIRILMAQLLSRYRIELAPGAGADWQIFPIPKPKDGLPVRFVPV, from the coding sequence ATGCCGCACGCGCACACGATCGAGGCCAACCCGCACTGGCTGCCGCTCAATCCGCCATCGTCGCTGAACGCGATTCCCGGCGAGCGCGGCTGGCCCTTCATCGGCAACACGTTCGAGGTGCTGAAGGACCCGCTCGCCTTCACCAGGAAGATGGTGGCGAAGCACGGGCCGGTATATCGCAACAACAGCTTCGGCGGCGATTCGGTGGTGCTGCTTGGGCCGGAGGCGAACGAGCTCGTCCTGTTCGACAAGGACAAAAATTTCTCGTCCGAGCAAGGCTGGGGCCCGGTGCTCAACCTGGTCTTTCCGCGCGGCCTGATGCTGATGGATTTCGAGAAGCATCGCGCCGATCGCAAGGCGCTGTCGGTGGCGTTCAAGCCCGAACCGATGAAACACTATGCCGAGGAGCTGAACGCCGGCATCGCGGCGCAGGTCGGCAGCTGGGCGAACCGCCCGCTCGATTTCTACCCGACGATCAAGGCGCTGACGCTTGATCTCGCCGCCACGAGCTTTCTCGGCGTGCCGCTGGGTGACGAGGCGGCGCGGATCAACCAGGCGTTCGTCGACGAGGTTCAGGCGTCGGTGTCGCCGATCCGCACGCCGCTGCCCGGCACGTCGATGCGCAAGGGGGTGAAGGCGCGCGAATATCTCGTCGATTTCTTCACCCGCGAGATCCCCGCCCGCCGCAACGGCAGCGGGCAGGATTTCTTCTCGCAATTCTGCCGCGCGACCGACGAGCACGGCGCGCCGCTGCCTGCCGACGCGATCGTCGATCACATGAACTTCCTGATGATGGCGGCGCACGACACGATCACGTCGTCGGCGACGAGCCTCGTCATGCTGCTCGGCCGCAACACCGAGTGGCAGGAGCGGTTGCGCGAAGAGATCGGCGATCTCGGCAGCAACGACGGGACGGTGCCGTACGGCCAACTCGATCGCCTGGTGCTGACCGAATATGCGTTCAAAGAGTCGCTGCGACTGATGCCGCCGGTGCCGTCGATCCCGCGCCGGGCGATGCGCGATTTCGAGTTCGGCGGCTATCACATTCCGGCGGGCACGTTCGTCGGCGTCAACACCGCCTACACGCACCACATGCCCGAGCACTGGCCCAATCCCGAGACGTTCGATCCGATGCGCTTCTCGCCCGAAGCGTCGAAGGGACGGCACCGCTTCGCCTGGGTGCCGTTCGGCGGCGGCGCGCATATGTGCATCGGCCTGCACTTCGCGACGATGCAGATCCGCATCCTGATGGCGCAGCTGCTGAGCCGCTATCGTATCGAGCTGGCGCCGGGGGCGGGCGCGGACTGGCAGATCTTCCCGATCCCGAAGCCCAAGGACGGCCTGCCGGTGCGGTTCGTTCCGGTCTGA
- a CDS encoding bestrophin family protein, which produces MITTASPRLSNIVSEVWRPLAALFVWDCIVTAVYIFAPFTAPSLPLTLFGSALALFLGFRDNSAYERWWEGRGLWGLMINASRSLARGARSMLPDEARDLKRTIVLRHVAYVNALRCQLRKLPADGEVLRFLSRGEAEPALQRTNIANGILDGTSRRIDDARKAGMIDTIQQAHLEGLLVDIANAQGGMERIKNTPLPNQYRFFPTFFTRLFCVLLPIGLVETLGIATPIGSTIAGLMFLAILQIGDDLVDPFANTIHDVPLNAMCRTIEIDLLQSIGDEAPPPLTPEKGVLW; this is translated from the coding sequence ATGATTACCACCGCCTCCCCGCGGCTCAGCAACATCGTCAGCGAGGTGTGGCGCCCGCTGGCCGCATTGTTCGTCTGGGATTGCATCGTCACCGCGGTGTACATCTTCGCGCCGTTCACCGCGCCGTCACTGCCGCTGACGCTGTTCGGCTCGGCGCTCGCACTGTTCCTCGGCTTCCGCGATAACTCCGCGTACGAACGCTGGTGGGAAGGGCGCGGGCTGTGGGGGCTGATGATCAATGCCTCACGCAGCCTGGCGCGCGGCGCGCGCAGCATGCTGCCCGATGAGGCACGCGACCTGAAGCGCACGATCGTGCTGCGCCACGTCGCCTATGTGAATGCGCTGCGTTGCCAGTTGCGCAAGCTGCCCGCCGACGGCGAGGTACTGCGCTTCCTGTCGCGCGGTGAGGCGGAGCCGGCGCTGCAGCGGACCAATATCGCCAACGGCATTCTCGACGGTACCTCGCGGCGGATCGACGACGCGCGCAAAGCGGGAATGATCGACACGATCCAGCAGGCGCATCTGGAGGGCCTGCTGGTCGACATCGCCAATGCGCAGGGCGGCATGGAGCGGATCAAGAACACGCCGCTGCCCAACCAGTATCGGTTCTTCCCGACGTTCTTCACGCGCCTGTTCTGTGTGTTGCTGCCGATCGGGCTGGTCGAGACGCTGGGAATCGCGACGCCGATCGGATCGACTATCGCGGGGCTGATGTTCCTTGCCATCCTGCAGATTGGCGATGACCTGGTCGATCCGTTTGCCAATACGATCCACGACGTGCCGCTGAACGCGATGTGCCGCACGATCGAAATCGATCTGTTGCAGTCGATCGGCGACGAGGCGCCGCCGCCGCTGACGCCGGAGAAGGGCGTATTATGGTAG
- the ribH gene encoding 6,7-dimethyl-8-ribityllumazine synthase has translation MANILIVEARFYDHLNDMLIAGARAAIEAAGHQAEVLTVPGALEVPGAIAMAAESERYDAFVALGVVIRGETYHFEIVSNESARGIMALTMDGIPIGNGILTTENEAQAIARADPAQLNKGGGAAQAALAMLDLRERLG, from the coding sequence ATGGCCAACATCCTCATCGTCGAGGCACGTTTCTACGATCACCTGAACGACATGCTGATCGCCGGCGCGCGCGCGGCGATCGAGGCAGCGGGGCACCAGGCCGAGGTGCTGACGGTGCCTGGCGCGCTCGAGGTGCCCGGCGCGATCGCGATGGCGGCGGAGAGCGAGCGCTACGACGCGTTCGTCGCGCTGGGCGTCGTCATCCGCGGTGAGACCTATCACTTCGAGATCGTCTCGAACGAGAGCGCGCGCGGGATCATGGCGCTGACGATGGACGGCATCCCGATCGGCAACGGCATTTTGACGACCGAGAACGAGGCACAGGCGATCGCCCGGGCCGATCCCGCGCAGCTCAACAAGGGCGGTGGCGCGGCGCAGGCGGCGTTGGCGATGCTCGACCTGCGCGAGCGGCTCGGCTGA